The following nucleotide sequence is from Acyrthosiphon pisum isolate AL4f chromosome A2, pea_aphid_22Mar2018_4r6ur, whole genome shotgun sequence.
GATTACCTGGAATGGACAAGGttgatagttttttaattagagGATTAGGATGAAGAGGTAGTTTGGTGTGAAATCTTTTGTAGTAGCATTTAGCTTCGTCAAGTACTGTTGTTATTCTTAGATCATTATGAAGCGTAAGATTAGATACAAAGGGAGGGGCATTTGTGATTTTTCTTAGGGCAATGTTTTGAAAAGcttgaattttttgaatatttgatttttttgcacTACTCCAGAGCTGTAGCCCGTAGGTCCAGATAGGTTTTAGAagatctttatatattattaatttgatatttaggtTAGTGTGTGTGTTTCTGTGTAGCAATGAGCTTAGAGTGCGTAATCGATTGTTTAATTGTAACCTTTTTGATTTTATGTGTGGAGCCCATGTAAGTCGACGGTCTAAAAGAAGTCCTAGATATTTTACTGTTTGGGAATGGGGAATTTGGATTCCGTAAAGATTGACGGTTGGACATGGAGCCTGTAAAATAGAATAGGATAGAACAGGGTCAAATTATTAAAGATCAGGGACTGGACCTTTTAAACATGCTTTtaaatttatcggtatcggttccgcTACtggttttccaaaaataaaataactgacaACTGTTACGGttcggttccaaataatttcgtTTCCGGTACCAGATAATTTAGGTTCCGAAAAGTATAATCATACATAGTTTATAGGTACActaaatagtatatacaaaACAGTAATACCCACAACATAGAAGTTCTATCTAAAGCCGTggtaataccattaaattatgatcaataaaattattttatatttgaacctagaaaaacctatttaatttaaaaattccggttcggttccggtacttaattcattaaaatgaaGGTTTCGgttaggtttttaatattttataggttctAATTCTAGAACCGGTTCTTTTAtgttcggttccagtccctcAGTCCTAACTCCTAGATAAAGTGTTTTAAAAACTAGTCGCTATCATGTACTTATAGTTCATGATCGGGATTTGAAATTCTGATCTTCTCCGGGGAAATTTACGTCAAAAATCCAGGCGCTGAACCGGGAATCGAACACGGGTCTCTCACTTAAATGAATCGctgaaaaaaatctcaaaaaaataaacacatcaaGGAAAAAAAGGCCAAAAAAATACACaccaagaaaaaaaagaataattactttatatatatttattaatatattatattatatataaacagtatataaacagtcaaaattttaaaatttatcaatatttgggTAATATTGACACTCCATATTAATACTCCATTACTAGTTTGttcatacttatatttttatttgattttcaatcTAACctctattttatacaattaacaattaattattattttcattataatatataattatattttattataggtacatggtaaatggtaattactaattaggatcagatttgtttaaaattgttcacaattgtatttatatttctagGCTCTTCTCCATGGGCTTTTTTTCCTTCATGTGTTTATTTTGttgggctttttttccgcctactccacagatatataataacacTAGATAGCCGACTTCCTATAGCAgcaatatcaaatattgaagTTGGGAAAATGGCCGACTTTTCTTATCAAAGGGCCCATTGTTTACATAGTTCttgttgataaaattgtaataacgtATTAAGATTAACgtattactgtaaattgtaaattgtaatattacaattcattttcttttaattaatttctttattaagattaatttaaGATGGTGCACAGATGTTTTGTTGGAAACTGTCCCAATAAAAAAGTAACTAGAAGTGGTATTCATTTCTTTtcgtaagtaattatttaaaatcacaaggttaaaattacctataaattatgtttcatataatttatttaatattttgttttaaatagatTTCCAAAAGACGATGATCTAAAAAAATGATggttaaaatctataaaattaaagtatggTGTACAAACACAACATAGTCGTGTCTGTAGTGACCATTTCactaaaaatgatttcaaaacTATTGTGGGAGGTCgaaatcacattttattaaaaaacgacGCTGTtcctacaatttttattgctaaaagaacaacagaaaaaattaatgatGGCATAAGAATTGCATCAAATGANNNNNNNNNNNNNNNNNNNNNNNNNNNNNNNNNNNNNNNNNNNNNNNNNNNNNNNNNNNNNNNNNNNNNNNNNNNNNNNNNNNNNNNNNNNNNNNNNNNNNNNNNNNNNNNNNNNNNNNNNNNNNNNNNNNNNNNNNNNNNNNNNNNNNNNNNNNNNNNNNNNNNNNNNNNNNNNNNNNNNNNNNNNNNNNNNNNNNNNNNNNNNNNNNNNNNNNNNNNNNNNNNNNNNNNNNNNNNNNNNNNNNNNNNNNNNNNNNNNNNNNNNNNNNNNNNNNNNNNNNNNNNNNNNNNNNNNNNNNNNNNNNNNNNNNNNNNNNNNNNNNNNNNNNNNNNNNNNNNNNNNNNNNNNNNNNNNNNNNNNNNNNNNNNNNNNNNNNNNNNNNNNNNNNNNNNNNNNNNNNNNNNNNNNNNNNNNNNNNNNNNNNNNNNNNNNNNNNNNNNNNNNNNNNNNNNNNNNNNNNNNNNNNNNNNNNNNNNNNNNNNNNNNNNNNNNNNNNNNNNNNNNNNNNNNNNNNNNNNNNNNNNNNNNNNNNNNNNNNNNNNNNNNNNNNNNNNNNNNNNNNNNNNNNNNNNNNNNNNNNNNNNNNNNNNNNNNNNNNNNNNNNNNNNNNNNNNNNNNNNNNNNNNNNNNNNNNNNNNNNNNNNNNNNNNNNNNNNNNNNNNNNGACCAAACAGATACTTTTTATGAACCAATAAAAGGGttcttttattttgttacaacaatctttaagttttaaaatgtttaaatttatattattactatgttatttaataacgaGTTTTCATTAGTATGTTGTTTcagtttgtataaataattttatacttacttatatataattatgtaaaatgtccATGTACTAagtttctattttaatattagtagttttaatttgttatacttatatataataatttgtaatgttcctatgttttaattatctaccaaagtttcattttttatgttacctAACTAgttgtttcaaattttattaggtattaaatattaattgtaaaaataaataaaaggtttttcattggaattaatatattctaaactttttctattattttaattttcatatgaatatttaacataaataacgacaaattaaaatggtaaaatactACTTTGTCATGGCAAAAGTACaagtacataacattataatttataacaataatcattgattctttattatcaaaaatcatAATGTAAACAAGGGGCTCTTTGATAAGAAAAGTCGGCCATTTACTGGACTTCAATATTAGTTtgtagtcggctatctagttgtattatatatctgtggccTACtcgcttaaatatattatctacgcACAGCAGCTGTATgatagatagtactatcttggaaacttatcaataaaatataatattatgatttgtataaaatatgttccgAGGCAGAACTTCTGTCTTCTGTGGTTCTGTAATTTTATTCCTTGCTAGTGTCAACTGTCAGTTTGTCTCCTGTggcttgaaaataattaattatattatgcacacgagaattattcattaaattactaattagataatattttgatactaaaatataaatgctaaATATTCTTTAGCTGTGGGCCATGGTGTGTAAACatccattaaattatttatgttaaatctTGAATCTTCACACTTCAGTGTCAGCCCATGACaaagtaagtatttattttgtcatgcttCAGACCATAAATACTATTTCTAATTTGCAGTTTCCAAATTTAATCATCAGGTTTTCTAGTCTTAACTCCTTCATGCTTATATCATAGAAAAGAGATAATTAtcttactttttgttttttaatcatatttttgttttttatttttaatctagaacttatacaatctatactaaaaaaaagaacaataagcacaatgtatgtttttttaaattaaattaagtgtaATGGCTTGAGTGTCTTGAGGGAAGAAACCATCCAGTGAAGGTACTTTGGCATGAATTTACGTTATTTGGGTATTAAGTATTCATATGATATTTACTTTATAAGGTCACGGGGCCATTGCCATTTGAGTCTTCTGGAAGGATTTCCTGGTAGATAGATAGTAGCTTTTTTTATATGGGGATTGGTGTGATTTTGAAGGCGATTCCTAAATCTTTTGTAATACAACTTGGCTGTATCAGTGACTTTAGGAACATGAAGATCTGAATGGAGAGTGTGGTTTGAAATATATGGTGGAGCATTGGTTATGAATCTGAAAATGTTTGGTTAGAGCACTTGTATTTTTcgtgtatttgataattttgctGTGCCCCAGACTTGAATACCATAGAGCCAGATAGGTTTAAATAGAAGATTATAGATGTGAGTTTTGagggttttatattattcactgttattacttattttattttagaagtattaactattatcatatgaattattttttaggtgACTATGGTGATATAAGAGTATAGACTTTTTGaatcaatacattattagtaataattgataatgacGTCAGCTTCCAGCACAAGTGCTAGATCCCTTTTTGGCGATTCCAAAAATTTGTTGAGTGAACGGGTAaagttaaacattaataatatgtcatcaGTTATCAAGCAAATCCACAGAAGTTCCAAGAGTCATGAAATGTTAAATCAAACGGTAAAAAGTCTCGCATTCCTTGAATCTAATATTGACCGTACTGAgcataatttaaatcaattgagAAACGTTTCTACCAATTTCAACCAACAATATGGGGAATTCAAAAGATCCATACAACTTATTGAAGAAGTAAAGGAACATGTACAAACTATGCAaagataaatacatataaaaaaaaaaattgttagtagATGCATATCAAATTTgtgaattaattttgtataatgtaataatataactaattaaataataatgttaagtcaatttaattttgtatatagaagtataactgtataaatattatatacacataaattcaaaatgaaaaaatatttgttttttatctaCTTTTGTCTTTTTACTCCTACTTTCTAGTAATcaatgtaaaaaattgtttaaaaactgTGACAAAAACATATTAAGAGGGCACCATGCCCACATGCgttctctgtcttacaaacgcataacataccaaattataCATTcggcagatcacgtttagctctgttagtttaaaaattagagtgaattgacttattGTGTGACCTATAAGTGTAAATGAAAGATTTTAATAAactgtgttaaaaatgtaaaattttatgtattttggaactttttttttttattcataataaatacttGTGGCCACATAGGCCATTGGGAAACAAATTATCTTACATAGGTAGTATACTTAATTAATGAttgagtaatataaatattggatactttacaattattagaaacggtacctacataaatgtgtgtacatttttataatttataatattttattgatttaaactaGGTTATAAACATGCAGACTTTGTAATTGTGAAAGAAAATATTGAAACTGTTGgtcacattaatattttttttttgaaattttagtatttaaaattgtgtcattgaataaaacaagaaataacgtaaattaacaaaaaatatttgaatactaaaCTTCTAAAAATGTAGcccttgaaaatgaaaaatcaataaaatatatgatactattttttttatgtttattgattattattgattcaaaaactacttaatttttttgtggtgATATCAATCGATGAAAAATGTGTATTGTAGGCACGATGTaggtaaaatgtatgttttaccTACATCGTGATTGTAGGGTAGCATAATTTTCGACGATACCACTATACCAGTACAAGTTATCGTCTATGGACATAGACATATTAACTAGTTAATGTGTCTATGGTTATGGACCTAGCTTGATAtctagggctaggattttgtagcatttgcattttatttcatagtactacaggacagcccccatggctctttaaatacacgtctattattatattataattattaaatcgtaatctgtaagctaaaattcttgtcatccgccccctacaaaaaatactaaatacgcaaCTGCtacaggacatagctaatcaaaaacaaaattcgattcattcatctgagagttcaaatatgcaattttgattttgctttttttgcattttcttatgatattcgtaaataaatacttttttgtcagtttattaggtttttaattagtttttgttaattatatgcatatttaacatttttagaacatttacgtacatatttatctaaattattatttattaatttattttaattgtattattatatatacttatttcatgatttcatagtgaaatattatggccttatcggaaaatatttctgaaaatagattcttagattttgtcaaagtgattaTCGTAGTGGTTACGTAATACGCTCGTAgacatttatcgacatttaataaaacagtttttaatttatttttttcaatatttataaattgtgcttagttgttctaagaattacttagtgtgaacatataaaaatgtgtttaataaattatgttttgatgttaaaaatatttttcagctaaacttaaaaatgttcaagtcttttttagtttcattttcttggttaaaatgcttttttttgtagccattattggcaattttttaattcctttgttgtaggtttttagtgctttattttcctagccctaTTGATATCTTTATgactttataagtacctatatgatacCAGTATTTTAGCTTTAAGGTTAGGTTATTGCTTATATTTGTTATTGGctgtaaaattatactttataattttactaggtatattaaaatagtatgacttgtaatacctactaaatatttactatgaaaatggttatcaattatcattatcgtGTATCGTTGCCGACGATCCacagaatatatgaaaatttcatatattctgtggACGATCGATATGGCATATCCAAATAGATAAATCTAGCTCTAAATAATAGACATATATagctaatatatatttagttatagaCTATTAAAATAGAGAGTATTTCGTGTTGGTAGTTGGTACCTTGGTGGTGCAAGTGTACAACCATCACTAAAAAGAACTAACATGACTGATCAGCATTTTGTTTATTGaacaaatcatgtttttaaaatgcaataaacaaatgtttgattaaaacaaactatttcagaattaaataaaattttagattctgagtggaacgatgaatgtattgattttacaatgatgtgtgttttttttttttgtgtctgtgtacacgataagtagtcgaaataatgcttcgattttcaacttcagtatcttgttcgatttgaaagtgaatattgttggtgaattgaggaggtcaaaatttaaaattcccagtaattttcaaaactgccaagaaaaaccaaagaaaaattaaggaaaaacgggaatttttacgcaaaattgatttttcacaaaattgaatttggtttttggtgtaactttaaaaaatgaccttagatacatgaaattttgactgaatgtttatcttagcatcttctataccccataacattttcaaaatattttgacttattttgagctctttacggacattgtcagttttcatttttttttatttttttttctaaaaatatcaataaaattttatttgttgattaaaaaagcttgaaaatttaataaaaggctcctagttattgtttcaaaagcagatgaaaaatattaaaaatccttagtcacagtttttttttataagcatttaaagttcaaaaaatgacaagaTATGGAagaatcacgaaaatttgcaaattatttcgagttagaaattcataaaaatttttctttttaaatctaagatatgaaaatgtaatacttataagattttctacctttatcaaacaaaaaatatctataagaaagtcaaattaaatttttatgatcgtttgaaattcaaatttttacaacattggatattcactcgatttttcatgtagcgatttccttattttgttgtaattcaaaaacgaataactgcagatacatgaaaattttactgaatgtttatattagcatttcctacaCACCAtacgattttgaaaatattttgactctttttgagctgtttacggacattttcagttttcattttttttagttttttttctataaatatcaataaagttttatctgttgggccaaaaagtgtataaatttaatacaaagctcctgatatattgttacaatatcagttgaaaaatattaaaaatacataggcacaatttttttttataagcatttaacgatcaaattttgacaaaatttatcaaattttaatttgaaaaattattttgtagttaaaaatttataaaatgttcaatttttgtatctaagaattgaaaatttaaaacaagattccacgtaagtaattaattctgttaccaaaaaatctaaaaaatacatttacacagtttatttttgtacGTCTTTAAATTTTACTTGTGACTTATTCgttcaaaaatatctaacaattaataatttattgttatatgtttGTCGTTTCTAattaaatggtaatttttattaagaggatgtcagcgcgctacttgttttctctctctggcccacgcgcaatatagacaaaacgcatttacgcaaaattattttttctacgtttttaaataatcttatgATTATCACCTATGACAAAAAAGAtggagaataattttttttgagggaatgacatatcgactTGTCTAAATATGGTctcaaaactatttaaacataatttaaatggacatttttttttcttgaaagtcgaatacaaagtcaaataacaataagatattaaatcgaaaacaaatagtgcgctgaacatcctcttaatgtatttgataaatgtatcattgatataagatattattgcaggctatgtaaataataaatacgtataGAGCGTGAAGGaaacatgaatttaaaaaaggcgccaaataatattttagatttgttcTACAATGTTCCCTGTATATGGTCATACTGACGAATCACTGTGTACTTTCCGTCCCTCGCATTCCTATCTGTTCGGTTGGCTCCAggttattgtaaatttgtaacccTTGTTTGTATTTCGGCTAAAGTGTTGGGTACGGACGTCAAACACCGATCATCGTTCATTTTCGGCTTCTTCGTCTTGTTGAAGTCACGTTGTTCTTCGCTTTTGAAATTGTACCATTTCAAAACGtgtaacttaaataaatgttattattgtaattgttcgcaattattgttttttattattaatctgtCATAATATACCACCGACAAAATGTGGAGTAAGTATATTGTACTTGATGCTGTTTTTATAAACACGTGTGTATCTGTTGAATCTTGTGTATCGTGTTTTGACGTTTTGTATTTAATGATACACCGTGGTCATTTgtcaatatgtattatttattaatagcatGGCCAGATTACCATTTATAATCCACAAGTACTTGCGGTtttgttatacataaatatatattgacaaaacgATGTTTACGTTTACAGGCATAGTAATGGAACCTGGGAAAAAATACAGCACGGTTGTCGAGAACACATTCCATCTGTCTATGGCTACACTTGATTTAGAATCTGTTAAAAAGGGTATGTATCAAGTGCatatatatttctgtttataaattataatacatttttattcaattgtcAAAATCTTACCTATTGAATCATCGCctgattttatgtatttatattgtattcatgaTTTTATTGGTAGGTATGACCAATGCATTActtgtgatttttaattttatatttactggctgtactacaatattgtataccttGCTATTTAAGTATGTTCAATTAATGCTTACGAGATGTATAAGAACCTCTCACCAATCTCTAATTTATACTACCTGGCAAAGTTTATGTCTATTAGGATAAACAATTTTCTCTACCCAACTTTAAGGTAACCCACCAATAGTTAACATGTTTATTCACTAATATTTCTACAATTCTTTATAACACCTTTCAAATTCCTCCGTCACATATGGTTTGAAGTCTCCACTCTGTatggtattttaaatcaaaaatttattattaaaaactgatgAATTGTATCTTAAGCCTGACAACcaaattttgtttgaaatatgaAAAGAGATCTAGGGACACATTCTTGATttgttatttatgattttgatatttgatataatttacttatcCCTACATTTCCATTGTTTAATTCcatgtgtgtttttatatagCTGATGATGTACATACTGTATATGTCGAAACTGATGATAACCCACGTGTAATCCTTTGTCACTTGTCTAAAGCATCAAAACTGTACCAATGCCGATTGGACCATATTTTCCCACGAGGAACAGATTTAAAGTTTGTTACATCAGCCACTGCTAATATACATATGacaggtattttttaatttaagatctTGCTTATAAAAGaatgtaattaacatttttcttaatatttataggatACTTAGACTTAAACGAAGATGATGAATTATATTCTGATTTAGAAAGTGAATCTGAAGAAGAAGGAACACAAATTGAAAAGCCAGTGCAAGAAAAaggtactttttaaatattattacatacatacataagtatccattattatttcttattagacAATTgagaagataattttttttatattaaagttagctgtgaaattaagtaatttattatctatataatatatttagattagaGGTTTAATGTTTGTGACTGCATATTTGAGCATATATATGCATACATTGATAATCATCATCAATTGTACATATAAGTAAGATTTGTTGAAAAGTAGGAgataagatatttataaaaacatactatCAAATTGTCGAAGTTCTTTCTCCTAATTTGACAACATCAgcgaaataattgttatatagtgTAATCATAAAGGATCATCaacttatttgtatttaatagcTGTGTgctttgtaataaaataatttaaatacacattcaaaggagtataattttttttagtatttcccCCTTTTTTCATATGTACATTtcatataatttcttattttaatatttttaaatgcataataatttaataaatgtttggtCCTTAGCATCCAAGCTCATATAAATACTCATGTTTAATTTTCctgtatttgttaattttagcATTTGTTAAGTATATTTTCTACATAGAAAATAGTAACCACttcgtaatttaattataactatgctacttacacattttaaaatcctaTTTATCTCTTACACCACTTTTTAAAAACACTCTTTTAACACTCTTCAAAAgttcaaacataaattatttttaaattgcattaacTTATGATTAAAAATTCTCATTACATAATTCCAACATATACTGTTATAGtatcaatgattataaatactatagatcgcTCACTGTAGTACAAAATATGCTGCTCTAATTCATTTCTGATATTGGTGTTAAGCGCCAGATACTGACTTGGTGGCCAGGTTGTAAGATAGgtcaattattatcaacatcttgttaaatatttttaatgtcttgtgcattttctaaacatttttatcactttaatattacatgtttatgaaatgattaatatttgttaagtagcactacattttaaaagtaaaaaaaaaaattccatttattATTTCAGGCAATAAACGTAAATCTGAAGataatgtttctaaaaaaaataaatctattaaattagATGAGAGTAATCAGTCTGACGAAGATAGTGACGATGAGAATGACTCTGATGAAATTATGGATTTTGAAGATGACAGCGATGAAGATGGATTAAAATgtaagtttgttttatttagttatctacttttattttaccattaccTAGAAAATAAGTTATTTCATTCAACAACTacaattttgtacttttaaataattacaaattctaTCTAACAATTTCCTATATTTTCTACCTACaatcatcaaataaaaaccatgaCAAATTAGAGAAGTATCATCACAGTTGCTCTAGTTTTGCGCAATATGTGCACTCCTTCACCTCCGTCTCAtgtcgtagttctccacttctcattggttgattttttcaatgttatatatGATGTATATGATTGATAGCCAATACGAAGTGAAGAACTACGATAAAGGCGATAAAGTAAAAAGCTAaggatgcgtatcaaaataCTGTGATGATGTCTATCTAATTTATCATGATAAAAACATCCTAATTACATTATCCTTAAAATACTATTCtcttttattgttgtatttcttttgtagtgttgttaaaattcttatacttttttaaaatgaattgttttaattttgtttagtaaGTGATTTGGTTAGtgatgatgatgaagatgaagaAGATGACGATGATGAAGATGATGAGGATGATGATGACGAAGATGAGGAAGATAGTGGTGATGAATCTGAAGATGTACCAGTATTGACCAAGAAAACGAAAGAACTACAAAAAACtccaaaaaaacaattgaatggAAATGATCAAAAGTCTCCTAAACAAGAACAGAAAACCCCTAAAGGTCAAGAAAAGACACCTAAAGGTCAAAAGACTACAATGCCCAAAACGCCTGACGCCAATCAAACattgataaatgtaaatatataatatttttttttttgtataatatatcttatttctaattatattttagggtTCAACGGAAAgtagtaaaaaaaagaaaaataaggaACCTAAGACCCCACTCAGTGCATTAAAGACTAAACCAGATACTCCGTTGCCCAAAGATAAACAAAATCAACAACAAAAGTTAAATGGTGGAGTTATCATTAATGATCTCAAAGTTGGTGATGGCGCTGTTGCAAAACCaggaaaaaatgtacatattaataatcatttttaatatttgaaattttacttaaatatatttttataaatattaggttaAAGTGTATTATATTGGCCGTCTGAAATCCACTGGTAAAGTTTTTGATTCGATGCAGAAAGGGCCTGGATTCACATTCGGATTACAACGTGGTGAAGTTATTAAAGGTTGGGATATTGGTATTGCTGGTATGAAAGTTGGAGGCAAAAGAAAAGTTATATGTCCACCAAATATGGCGTaagtaatattttctaaaactaaTTTCACTAAATCTTTCttaactaaacaattttaactttactaatatttaaactatgcACAGATATTTGAAACATTTAGATTTATACTTATATGGAATAAAATGGACTTTTGATACATTATGTACAATTTCCATGTGGtactaagaaaattaattaatgttttcttgtttcatcaacatttttaatatttaataagtatattgttaagggtgccggtgcgttttttggtacaaaaacatgtcttacaggaaaaactcacGACctatagaattgtcggatttcgttatttttttttatcttaaagtagagaatattttgtaggtcggatcaaagtctgatttttaaaactaataattatagaaactggaatatgcatttgaaaaatgcataatatttgtcctttttcaaacttatttttctactactattcaaagtaaaataaaaaatcgagctTTGATCCAACCTGAagaaacttctcatctttcagataaaaaaaaaattaacgaaatccga
It contains:
- the LOC100160487 gene encoding uncharacterized protein LOC100160487 translates to MTSASSTSARSLFGDSKNLLSERVKLNINNMSSVIKQIHRSSKSHEMLNQTVKSLAFLESNIDRTEHNLNQLRNVSTNFNQQYGEFKRSIQLIEEVKEHVQTMQR
- the LOC100161842 gene encoding 46 kDa FK506-binding nuclear protein is translated as MWSIVMEPGKKYSTVVENTFHLSMATLDLESVKKADDVHTVYVETDDNPRVILCHLSKASKLYQCRLDHIFPRGTDLKFVTSATANIHMTGYLDLNEDDELYSDLESESEEEGTQIEKPVQEKGNKRKSEDNVSKKNKSIKLDESNQSDEDSDDENDSDEIMDFEDDSDEDGLKLSDLVSDDDEDEEDDDDEDDEDDDDEDEEDSGDESEDVPVLTKKTKELQKTPKKQLNGNDQKSPKQEQKTPKGQEKTPKGQKTTMPKTPDANQTLINGSTESSKKKKNKEPKTPLSALKTKPDTPLPKDKQNQQQKLNGGVIINDLKVGDGAVAKPGKNVKVYYIGRLKSTGKVFDSMQKGPGFTFGLQRGEVIKGWDIGIAGMKVGGKRKVICPPNMAYGAKGSPPEIPPNSTLVFDVELKHVN